The region CTGCATTCAACAAACGCACTGACTGAAGATCGTCATATTACCATCACAGTAGGCTGCTGATGTCGACCGGAGTCTTATGTTGTGAGGTGGTAACTCCACTCATTATATGGGGATCAATATCAGAggaaataaatgacaataatgataacaaatgtctatgtgtgtgttattgctGTGTGTGCCAGGTTGTTCTCTGATTGGTTAGAGGCTAAACCATCAGAGGTTCAGAAAATAATCCGGACCCCACCGAGGACACTTTTCCAGTAATACATTACACTGGATTTTTGTTTGCTGTGGTTTGTTTTGATATCTTGTTCATGCCATGTTCTCATTTTCACCAATGCCAATGACTTGCCTATGTTTACGAACTGGGATTGCAGCACTTCAAATTCTCTCAATACTATGACCTCAGTTTACCattatacacggtcgcccataaagttggaataaaatatttttcacctctttccatgaaatgattgtgaaaatgtgatttattcttgatagataaagtgtatatattctcaaaattgtattgatcaatctcattgcaactggtcaaaggtgattactgatgtgtataaatagaaaataaaaagaggaatgtgtctgaaaacaaaattattccaactttatgggtgacCGTGTATTAATTATGATGATGCTTTTTGACAAACAAGTCTTCATCAGAGCACAACAAACTGGTAATCCTCCTTTATAATGATGATTAAGAAATCATCCCCAGGTGTGTGGAGGAGATAATAACTTGCAATTAACTATTACAGCATATACAAGAGATATTTTTCATTAgctaaaggaaaacaaatgtttccATCATGACAAATCTGAACCTCTGAAACCACAACACAACAGCTTACTGGACGCTTTCTGTTTACAAAATGTAAACCTGTTTAAGGCTTTACCTATTCATCTATGAGCTCAAATCATAATCTGATATCTTCCTGAGGAAGCCCCCACAGACAccaaagaaaaatgaggaaaacaaCTTTGAGAGCATGTATTTTAACAGCCTGAAtacatgctacacaacaatgttcttgttgagttgttttttttcttcatctgtgttttgtcatttttgtgtctctgtcctcATTTGTGTGTTGTCTCTGTAATTTCAACTTGTCAGTCCTGAGCTGTTTGTTgtcattgacatttttaatattgcctttaataatgtatttttcattataaaaatTACTTTGACGTTTAATatctgtgaaaggtgctatacaaataaactttacttacttacttacgtACTTACTTGaggttatattttattttctcatgaaacaatataaatactttgataaaaaaattatatctaatgcaaaaaaacagatttgataATGTTTATGTAGAGAACATGTCAATGAAAAAACATGTACAAAGACTAGAAAAACCCAATAAATCTGTTGTTAGTATGAGACCAAATGAAAGCACTTAATGTCTTCCCACAGAGGTCCTGACCTGAAGTTGTGACTTTTCTACTTTACTTAATAAGTCCTGATGCAATGTCTACTCTTACATAATAATTaacatataattaatataaGTAACATAATATTAAAGATTATGATCAGTTTAGGGCCAATTGACAATTCTCTTTTTAAAGGACATAAAGAGGATATAATGAtatgtataataaaaaacataccAGTAAATACTGGCTCAAAAGTGACTGCTCTTTGCAGCACTTTAGTCCATTgttgagcaaaatcttaaactTTTATGCTCGGCCTTTAGGAGGATTTGTTCTTTTTATGACCTATTAACCTTCTCAGCCTTTTCCCCCATGGTAGTAACTGCTGCCCAGCAGTCTCTCCAGGTGCTTGTTGCTCAAGATGATTGTTAAGTATCAATTTCCTGTGTCACCTTtatgggttttatttatttgtctgttcCTTCATGTGGAACGGAGCCCGGGCATCACTCAGGTAGATGGATTATAACTCAACTGCTACGACTCATCAATCTGGGAAATTTGACTTCCTGAATCTCATACAACTGTTACTGTCATATTACAGTGCGGCATTATCAAGatcaatgacattttaaatgcttCCCAGTTAAGGATGATCTGTGACAATAAAAAGGTAAGTTGGTGATGAAACTGTCTCAGCTGTGGTGAGCAGTGCTGTGCTCAGTGAGTGAGTCACTGACTGGAGCTCACTTTTTTCCTCTGAGGAGCGCCGGTTAAATGAATGAACTTGTAATCACAGTCACCCTGCTAAATGTCACATGTTGACCATTATCGAATATGCAACACCAAATGGCTTCATCACAGAGATAACACACAGTTACCCATGGGCACTATATTTTGGTTGCTTCTTGCATAAAAATGCTTTGTGGAAAAAATCTCACAGACAAGAAAGGACATAAAGACATGATGACATCTGCAGGATGAAAAATATCCAGTGTATATAAACTTCAAACTCTGGCTCTATATTGTTCATCTAAAAAAACCTAACAATGTTTTATCTGATCCTTCATGACTTTTACTTTTAGCACAATTGCTCCTGAGCATACATTTTGAACTGTGTTTGGGGGGTCTCAGAGACTCAACTGTAAAATGTGGTGAACTACAATGAATTTCCATATGCTCTCTATCTGTGACTGGTGTTGACTGTACTTTTTAGtggagctgcaatgattagttgattaatcgattaggcAACGATAGAAAATTAATTGCAACTATGTTGGTAATCAAATAGTTGTTTATGCAATTTATCAAGCCAAAAGACCAATATTATCTGGTTTCAGTTTCGAAGATGTGAAGACTTTGTCATATGTGACATgacaattaaaaatatttatgttttggaCTGATgataagacaaaacaagataatTGTAgatcactgtgtttttatttttattttttattacaatttaacATTGTATGGACTAcatgatgcattttaaaaaaatcagcagcttcatcaataatgaaaataattgttgcagTCAAGCATTTTACAGTTTGTTCATGATAagtcacacacagagtgagACCTCTCTGGGTTATAAATGACCCCAAATTTAAGACAAATCAATATGTAAATACAATgaatacagtacatactgtaaCATACTATACATTGTTCACAGGAattcaaagagaaagagaaagaaaccaAAATAATATAATCTATTAATGTATAGCctatataacatataaaacaagGAAAATGTCCTATCTGGTGTAATTGGTCATTTCCATATTTTGTCATGTTCATCAATGTAAAAGCTGAGTTCTGGCAATTGGGTTTAAACATTAGAGGCAAATCCAAAGagtatcaacattttttgaaatggCTGGTTTtgcaaatattattatttaatatcaaACAACGAGAAAGTAAAGACACTCTAAACAAGATAGAGGAGTTAAAACTGTAATATGCAACACAACAttgaccttttttcttttattaccgGAAATACAAGCCTTGCTGATCCGCATTTGATAAACGAAAGATTTCTGAAACAGTAATATAACTAcagttttattctgtttgtattttctgGGGGGGCAGTCATTAAACTCATGCAGTGTAGCCAAACATTGCTCAAACACatagaaatgtatttcatattCTAGTGAACATCccaaagtttccaaagataCCAAATAAATCAAGAGTTGAATTTTGGGGgaatgtgtataaaatgatgcACGAGACATCAACAATATTTCCAATTGATGGAGCAGATGTTTAAGGGATGTTTaagcaagacagaaaaaaagactccTTCTCTTTCCCTGCAGCAAAAACAATGCCGTGTGAGTGAGAATATTACAGAATGTGCTGCAATGATGaacatttcctcctgtttcatGTTTAACCCTGCTCATTTCCCACAGTAAGAACTCCGGAAACACACAAGTGTGCACAGCAGCTTGGGGGGAAGATGACTGATGGCTTGTTGTCATGATGTTTGGGATTTTGCCGAATCGAAGCCTCTTGGCTCACTGAAGCTGTGAAGCGCTGCAGTACATACTACAGGCTATTGTTGAAAAGTCCTGGTATTAGCAAGGTATTGCTTCATTGTCACATTGTCGAGCCTGTGTAGAATGCATTCATCTGTAATGTACCCCATCATTTACACAGTAGTTCCATTGGATTTATGATTATGGTTCATCTACTGTGACAGATTTCATACAATTCAACAATGAAGCAATGGCAATTATTAGaatttcacagtgtgtgtggataggttttttttgtttgtttgtttgtttctttcttttcaagtGGTAGTCCCTGGATTGTGTGTGGGCTGGATATACACTACACTAAACCTTCCTTCTGACATCactatttttcaaaaatgtcaatatttgaAAAACACTGACATGCTCTATCAATCACATGGATAGCCATCTTTCAGGCGGTCAATGCACCACACTTGAATATCTGTGTCTGGTTGTGCCTCAGCCCTGCTCGGACcatttctctctatttcttgCTTTATTTCTCATTGTCTCTCTACAGCTGTATTATGATGTCTCATTGATGAGCCTGCACTCCATAAACATGCATCGATGGCTGTCATCTTCCCCTCCTGGAACTGCATTAACGGCAGTGACCTCTCTGGCTGGTGGTGACAGTCTTCTGTCAGCGCTGGTTAATTCTCATTCTTGTGAGGGTCAAGAGCTGACATATAATGAGGCTTGACAACATTGGAGGGCCAGACGAGGGTCTGGTGTCAACAGCGGCCGTAGCATCATGTCAGCAGCAGGAGGGTTCAATTTAAACCACGAAGGTAATCCAAGCACGGATGCGGCTGATCCCAGGGCCTCGACTGCCTATTGACACACATCAGAGCATGGACGCAAAACAAATTAGCATCAGTCAATATTCTGTccctcctcctgcctccctACACAGCCACCCAAGTGCTGCCATGTTTACCTCACCTCCAAGTCAAAATAATAGAGACAGTGGTGAACATGATGGAGAATGCCTGCACAAAGAGGATGTTTTGGGGGCTGGGGACAATGTAATATGATGCAGAGTTGGGTTTGAGGGAAATCAAATTCAGAATTATATTTGTGGGATCCATttagttttctctttcttttttctgcagaCATCTCATGCAAAAACTGTGGTTTAGGGGATGCAAGCTGTCCGGAAGAACTTGTTTTTTGTGCTAAATGTGATAATATAACTTCTGTTGCATAAAGGTGCCAGGCAGTGACATGGAACAACACTTCAAATATGCTAATCAAACATATGGCATGTCTAGGAACAAACACAGGATTGCTGTTCTTGTCCTACAAGATAAAAAGGTTActtggttttaaatgtaatttgaatGCGTCCATGGGGCTGTAATTGGCTTGGGcttctgcatttttttattcGTTTGCATACGGGAAAGCAGAGATTGCTCAcacctgttttttcttttcctcatccgCCCCCCACCACCCAACACCTACCCATCCCCCCACCCCTCTGCTGAAAGCCATTACAGAAATACAATTTCTAATACCTCCGCACAGGTCTTCGATCGACTGCAAACAAATTTATATTCAGGCGgtaaacagaaagctgcagagatttatttattgagtGTGGAGGAGAGAAACAAGCTAGCGCGTGAACCCTGAGTAACCTCCGAGCTGACATGAAGATGGATCAGTGCACCATGCAAATGCATGGAGAGAAGGGATATATTGCACTCAGTCATTCAGCACATCGCTGCCTGTAGAATCCCATTAACTCCCACAGCTGGGATCATATTTCTGTGTTGTAAGAATGCAGTTAGAAGTTGTTCATTACGGtggattattttgtaattactgCAGGCTTAAAAGACATAGGAAATATCATTAAAATCAAACGACAAGAAATGTTAGGAATGGTTGTTTCTTACTGTTATCTGAGTCCGAAATATGATTGTATGCTAATTataatagtattattattattattattattattattattattattattattattattattattattatgataatgaGTCTGCGTGGTATATCTTTTAATACGTGTATtgaatgtattcattgtttgaTCTAAGCttataattaaatttaaaatgctaaataattaaattaaatcgcTGATAATGTTTTAATCAACTATGCTGATGATATGAAACAGCTGAGCTTAAATAGCTTAAAATAAAgctgacacatttttaagttgattttgtattttatttcttataaatATAAGAAACTGAGAACAGTTTGAATATTAGACATTAAAATTGGCAGATCGGGATATGATCAGCTTTATTCATTCCTGTTATGTATGCCAGCAGGCTGAGCGTCTCGCGGTAATGTGTGGATCTGAAAAGTAGGTCACCAGACACTAAAAAACTTTCGCAGCACTGTGCAGCTTCTTGACATTATCATTTCTGTTATACTGGAGGTGAAAATACTGGGCTGCTGGCTGCATTTCCTGTAGATCTACGGCTGCACCAAAACACAGGCCAGTTGGATTGTTTGTAGGCCCAGCAGTCCTGGACTTGTTATTTTCAACCCATCTGTGCTTATTTGGAAATTTCTGTCACTACTGCTTGTTTAGATAGTAGCATGCAGTTTTGTTTGCACATGCAAAAGAAGAATCACACGATGATTCATTCCTTATCAAACACAGAGATACTGTATGTTGGAAatcatgaaaacatatttttttcaggCTCTGTTTAGCTAGCatgctttatctttttttgaCGGAGGGACCAGCTCATCCAGCTGAGGAGCTCGTTTAACCTGGATGCACATGTCCTCTCTGTCACTTACAACTTCTTGATCTCCGCTCGGAGCcgtttttttatgtatttgttcgAGGCTAATTACAAATCTGCTGCCACTGAACTTCTATACCAGCTGTCATGACCTCTGAACCCATTAAGTGTGCCTTTCACATGGTCGGGTTTTTCAAGAAGCCTTCACACAATTTGCATAATCCATTAGCTGCATCAATGTAGGCCTATATTatgttaatttgtgtgtgtggggggggggggggggggtgttcatTGTTGCCATGAAAAATAATCTGAATTTGACCGAAAGAAAACTTTAAACTTTCCCCTAATGCTCAGAAATCTGTGTAGACTTTAAAGTGGATGCTGCAAAGACATATGACGTCATAGCCTACCTGTCTGAGTAGATGAGAGGCCCACGAAGGCCCCAGTTTTTTAGGATGAGTATTGCTATGGCCTGCTCCGGTCACCATCAAAATGTTGACCTGTGGTGAGCTTCACAACTTGCTTGCTCGGCTTAATCAGTGTTGTCCTCCCTGATGACAGAGATGTCCAGCTATTGGCCGAGACCAGGAGGGCACGTCATCTCCATCAATCAGGGACTGCTGTTTCTCCACTGAGGCATGTCCCCACGGTCGTCCAGCCGCCTGACCATGCGTTACTGGATGCATGAGAGGCCGGGCATGAAGTGAGACCCCGTCCAATGATTATGCAGAGAAGAGGTGATAATGACTTCCTATCAAGAGTTAACGGCCGAAGGGGAGAGTAGCCCTCTGTTCACGGGCTGCTGCCGAGCAAGAGAGGTCATAAACCGAGACCTGGACGCCAGGACACATCCTGAACTCAGCAGTCGTGATGAGGAGGGGAAACTGAAGGTGGAAGTTGCCTCAGGATTTAATTCTCTGCATCCCCGGTATTTAACTGTCTCCAACAGTTTGACTCTGTGCACCTCTTCGGacagccctcctcctcctcctcctcttcctccaccacaGACTCTCGAGGGCTTCTCAACACCGGCCTGCCCCCACTCGTCCCGTGTCCCCTGGCGGTGCAGGGCGCAGGGGCAGGGCTCTCCAGGACGCGGATACTGTGAGTCAAATAACAGCGAGGCGAGAAACTCTAGTTTTGGGTCACTTGCAGAGCAAATTCAAATTTTTTCTCACGGTGGCGCCGAGATTCAGAGCTCGAACTGTAACGTAGCAGAAATGGATGAAAGGAGTAAAACTTTTGAGTGGATGAAAGTGAAGAGGAGTCAGCATCGGGCGGGTAAGTTTGAGCTCGAGATGAGCGATAAAGTCATTTTAGGATGAGAGTATACAAATAATAGACATGTGTATGTTTAAATGTGGTCTTTAGATCACTTTCATTCATTGTTGGGAAAAGTTTGGTCAAAGTTTTCTCGACAAGCtgaggaaaaaagacagaaaaacagctgaCGTGTTTTGTGCGTCACCGTGCACAGTTTCCTTCGTCACCAACAAACATGcagggtgtttttttatttccccacttttttaaatgcagatgaAAACGTTTTAGAGGAAGCAATAGCTGTTTCCTCGACGCCAGATTTGAATATGCACATGAGGACCCGGCTACTATTTCCTTAACGGTTCCATGTTAATGTCAGActgttatttcacattttttgctcCACCTACTGTCTCCAGCAGGATTCAGACGACACAGAGGGAGGGTGGAGTACAGTAAAAGGCCTGCTTAGCCTCAGTGTATATTCAACCCCGaaaatgatcaattatttaCCCTTGCCCTTACTAACCAGCAGTCTTTGAATAATGCATCAGACCACTGCCTGTCGAGACTCACAGGAAGTTGAGTAAAACTTACTCTTGTAAGCCGGAGAGCTCCCTGAGTATTGATTAGTTGTCTGTTTGTAATGAAAGCCCTTGTGTATTGATTTCAGTTTGCAGCACCTTTACATGTGTCCACCTTTTTAACATAATTGCTGTCACAGATCATCATTTCTCTGACTGATGAGTCCTGGGCAGAGAGCCCACAGAAGAATACATATCccaggctttaaaaaaaaaaataccaataGCCTACtaatgtgaaaaatgcctaTCAATCTTCAAATTTATGTGAGTTATAGTATCTTGTATAGATCCCTCATTTGATCAATAATGTCAGTTGACTGACTGACCACTGCACTTGGGCTGGGTTTCATAAATTTTACATGGAGGAAGATTTACAGCAATGGTGGTccagtcttttttcttcttttttttcacagcacCATCTCTGTCTGCTGTAAGTGTGTTGCGGACCCAAATGCTCAGTGACCAAAGCTGCAGGCTGGTCATAATCACTGAGTGTTTGTGATAAAAGGCCTGGGTGTTTCTGTGAGGGGTGGGGTTAAAACTGATGCAAAAGTCAGATTAGTGAGTAAAATGATGCAGCCAGCCCATACAAAAGGTGGAATGAACAGATTTGATTTGACAACAATTTTGCTGGATGCAACCAACAACACTGCAATTTCTAGCTCTTGATTGCCTAGTTGCATGTTCAAAATTCACATTGATGGATACAATTTTTGCACATTCAAACATCTTGTGAAATATAATTTCTGATTATATAAGTGTGAGAGAGGAGacaacacatttaaattgaTTTGAGGTCAcgaatattttaattttacgACACAACAAgcacaaactgacaaaaaaaccctTCAAAATTCTGATTTGTGGTTAATGATGTACATTCACACACCTGGCTTAAC is a window of Scomber scombrus chromosome 10, fScoSco1.1, whole genome shotgun sequence DNA encoding:
- the hoxc1a gene encoding homeobox protein Hox-C1a, yielding MTSYQELTAEGESSPLFTGCCRAREVINRDLDARTHPELSSRDEEGKLKVEVASGFNSLHPRYLTVSNSLTLCTSSDSPPPPPPLPPPQTLEGFSTPACPHSSRVPWRCRAQGQGSPGRGYCESNNSEARNSSFGSLAEQIQIFSHGGAEIQSSNCNVAEMDERSKTFEWMKVKRSQHRAARMHMTCGFSIVGAGLGAAEAGSGSICADVHPTVNGAPRTSFSTKQLTELEKEFHFNKYLTRARRVEVASALQLSETQVKVWFQNRRMKQKKLQRDGLLSDPGPAAAHSHANTLDT